GGGGCCTAATCTAAAAACACTGAAAGTAAGAACTAAGAGTTTGGATTCTGATTTGGGGAACTTTGCTTGATCTGTTGATCCatatgttatggttgttttctgGATGTGGTATGAAGCAGTATACTGATGTACATGAGCAGAGCTTTCAGGTTTGTAGTCAGTGTTGTTGTAAATTTGAAATTTTAAGGTTGGATTGTGGAGCGATTCAACTTGTTTGCATCAGCTTTTGTTTTGGCCAAAACTTTACTGCTTTTATTCACATGTGGTCACTGTATGGAGTTTGGGACACAAGCACTTTTTTCCTGCTTGAAGTGTAACCTATTCCACATCCCTACATATTACATCTTGAAATTCCCtcaggatcaataaagtatctatctatccatccatccagatagATCCAAAACCATTTCATCTCTGTGGCAACTTTTGCACAAACTCATTTCTGTTCACGCGTTGAGCACTTCAATCTCCTTCCCCATTACATGCTTCCATTAACCCTGAAAGCTCAAGTCTTAACCCATGGTTTTACTTTCCATTACTCCTGTTGCTCTTCCTCCTTTAGCTGCAACAGTTTTGACTGCTCTTCCTCCTGGATTGAGTCAAACCCTTCCAGAAACCCCTCTATCTACTAAAGAGATACGGTTTACAGAAGAAGCTCACACTCAAGCTCCCTGTGATCAATTCAATGGTGTAGCTGCAACTCAAATTACCGAGCAAGTGGATGTGAGCAAGTTGAAGGCATCGCTTGTCTCGCAGCAAGGGTTGACTGTTAACTCAGCAGAGGCTATTGCTGTTGGGCCAGCTCATGAAGAGTCTGTCCTTTCTGCTGAGGTTCCCATTCCTTCTTCTGGCCGACACATTTGTGAAGGAGCAAGTACTGCTGAAGGTGAGCTAAGAGTTCCCTCTGTTGCAACTGAGAAGTTGACCATCTTTTTTTTGATGCAAAAACTCTTGAAGAAGAGCTGGTAGAAACAGAGAAAGATGTTATTAAAGAATTTGCCCCTAGATAAGAAGTTGGCGAAGATGGAGTAACTAGTAATGCACCAGGACTTAGTGGATGCTTTGAATCTTTGCCTGGATGGTACCTGAAGATAAACTGTTGCTTGATGGGGTGACTTTCAGCCTGGCTGGTATAAATACAAATGGGAACACATTTTGCTTGGATTTGGTCTTGTAAATGTTGTGGTATCTGCCTAAATGGGTGGATCACATCTTGGATGatgaagttatttttctgttcatTCGCTGCTGAAAACTTCACTAAAATGCAAGTAGTACTCTTAAATTGTCAATCATTTGTTTGTAACATAACCAGTTCAaattagaaaagataaaatagataaaacagAAATAGTTTAGTGAGACTGAACATCTGTAGTCAATTTTATTACATGTTGATTGTGATTGCAGtctcccttatttttatttgctcagATTGCTTGTTATATTTGAGAGCAATGGTGAATGGATCAGTTTGTGTAGcagtttgttttgtgtgtttttggtaTGAATTGCAAGTTAATTTACTTGTGCATCCTGATTAAATAAAGAATGCAGTTTTCTGAGTAGAAATATTGTACTCTGCACTTTGTCTGGCAGTTTGCATCAAACTCTAAAATTAGGCAggtgtgttttcttttattcctctAACATAAGCATACAGTTTCTTGGTTTATTAACATTTAATCTGCATGGTAAGACCTCGTCCATTAGGGTACAAGTTTTGAAAgaatttttttctgttcagcTTCGTCCCAGAAACCTCAGGCAGCCTCAGGCCCCGCAAAGCCAAAAGGCAAAGATGCCAAGAATGTAAAGGGTCCCTCGGCCCCAAAGGCGGTCCCTGGCAGAAGAAAACGCTCTTCTATGTctgcctcttcttcttctcccacttCACCAAAATCTGCTCCCCTTTCTGCCCCCATGTCACATGGGCAGTCTCCTTTGGTCTCTCCAACTGGTAACTCTCCTGCTAATCAGGATACCAGTGTCAGCCCAAAAGTTGTCAAGGCTGGTAAACAAGGAAAAGCTAAAAAGGTAGAGGCATTCGTGTCTGCTCCTGTACAGGTGGACTGCAAGGTCCCTGACACAAGTGTAAAACCAGAGGCCAACTTTAAGAAACCGGCAGCTGATGAAAAAAAAGCTGGTCCAGGTGGTAATAAATCTCAGTCATCAGCTGCAAAACCTGTTGCAGCCCCTGCTGCATTCAAAGTTACCTCAAAGCCTGCTGTTGCAGCACCAATTTCTTTCATGGATACAGTTGCTTCAAGCCCTCCCAGACCAGCTATAGTTACTGCTTCATCAAAAGCAGCCCATGTTAACTCTGCTGATGATGAGCTACCTCCACTGATCCCACCTGTGAAGCCAGTTAAAATGGCATCTCCTGTTGACAGTTCTACCAAAGCTCCTGTAGATGTTCCTAAAACATCACCCAAATCCAAGAAAGGTAATGAGCCCAAATCAGCCGCTGCCAAGCCGGCGCCTCCAGCTAAACCTGCCGAGGCCGCAAAGACAACACCTCTGGCAAAATCTACTCCTGCCGAGTCTGTGAAGTCTGCACCCCCCGCAAAATCTGCCGCTGCCGAAGCCGCCAAGAAGGCACCCCCGGCAAAACCTGCCGAGGCCGTCAAGGCAGCACCCCCGGCAAAACCTGCCGAGGCCGTCAAGGCAGCACCCCCGGCAAAATCTGCCGAGGCCGCCAAGAAGGCACCCCCGGCAAAATCTGCCGACGCCGTCAAGGCGGCACCCCCTGCAAAACCTGCCGCTGCCGAGGCCGCCAAGAAGGCACCCCCTGCAAAGCCTGCCGAGGCCGTCAAGGCGGCACCCCCGGCAAAATCTGCAGAGGCTGTCAAGGCGGCACCCCCGGCAAAATCTGCCGCTGCCGAGGCCGTCAAGGCGGCACCCCCGGCAAAGTCTGCAGAGGCCGTCAAGGCGGCACCCCCGGCAAAATCTGCAGAGGCCGTCAAGGCGGCACCCCCGGCAAAATCTGCCGAGGCCGTCAAGGCGGCACCCCCGGCAAAATCTGCAGAAGCCGCCAAGAAGGCACCCCCGGCAAAATCTGCAGAGGCCGTCAAGGCGGCACCCCCGGCAAAATCTGCAGAGGCCGTCAAGGCGGCACCCCCGGCGAAATCTGCCGCTGCCGAACCCGCCAAGAAGGCACCCCCGGCAAAATCTGCCGCTGCCGAAGCCACCAAGAAGGCACCCCCGGCAAAATCTGCCGAGGCCGCCAAGGCGGCACCACCTGCAAAATCTGCAGCTGCCTCTTCTGTTGCTGATCCTAAAGGTCCTAAAGCAGTTTCCAAGGCTGGACCTACATCTGAAACTGTACAAGACAAAGCGGCTCCTGTTGGGCCTGTAAATGATGTCAAATCAGTCGTTAACACCGCTAAAAAGCCAGGTGCAGATAAATCACATGAGATTGCCAAGCCAGCCCCTGAGAAAGGCCATAAGCCAGTTGGTGATCCCAAATTTTCTGAGGTAAAGGCAGGACCTGCTGAGGCTTCTCAACCTGCCAAATCTGCAGGTGTTCCCTTGAAACCTGCTCCAGTTGAgccttctgttcctgctccatCTTCCCGCAAACTCACTTTTGCTGAGGCAGTTGCAAAACCTGCAGCTGTAAAAACTGAACCTGCCCCTACACCCGCTAAAACCCCAGCCAAGGTGGAGCCTGTGATCAAGAATGATGATggtattttcttctttctttcctgttATGTAATCTGTTTTTCCAACTGTCTTTGTGTGGTTACTGTTAAAATAATTAGATATGCCATATTTCCTTTTATAAAGtcacatttttaaatgtcagaCTAGCAAGTTGTTCACCTGTAAACTTTGTTTGGCAACAGTCCATTTTGTTGTGATGTCCTTTATCATGGGGTTTTATTAGTGTACTTGCATATTGTGAAGTATTTTTAGTCAAGATGACTTGCATCAGTCTCCTAATTTGAGGTATACTAAAGAGTACAcaaatttcatttcaattttctCTAAGTTAAGGTTGTGTTGTAGTATAATGTTCATAAAATTATACTTCACTGTCGGTAATTGTTTAATTTGTGCAGTCTGTTTCAAGTCAAAACGGGCCTTGGTCAACATAACCCTCTCACTCCACATGGAAATGTTATCTGCTATCTAATCAATTCAATGATTATGCTGTATTAAACTTGAGGTGTAGTGGATTTGCATATCCTAAAAGGATACTGTTTAATTTATTAGCAACCACACAAGATCAGCAAAGTCAGCGCTGAATATGGAATTCATGCATGTCCTTTCAAAATAACCATGCTAAGAGAACAAGGATTTATATCTACTTAGGTTCAGGAGAAAGTTTACTTTGATGCAGTGCAGCATGCGTGTTTGTTTCATCATTATTTGTAGCTTTGTTTATTGAAGTTTGTAGTTGCACAGTGTAATTTGTCTCGAATTCACCATAAAAATGGggacattttcatcaaacttaGAAATAATGGAAGTTGGAGTTTTGTAtgtcttgtatgtctttgtatgtttataggTGTTTAAACAGGATTGAATGGATTCTTGGTTGAATGATGTAAACAAACTGGTATATGGAAATTGTATCCTAGCATTTTTCTGTGTTACTCCAGATTTTGTTTTcaggtctttaaaaaaaaaaaaaggcaaaatgtgaGAAGTCGGACTGAAACAATAAAATGTAGGCCTTTATTATAAGAGGGGTCCACTAATTATTTCAACAGGTCTATATCTGTATTTGAGGGTGGACAGTTGCCTCCTGCTATACGATATGTGACTAAATTTAATCTACTGATTTCTTTAGGATCTGGCACCGAGTCAGACAGTGACGACTCGGTCCCTGAGCTGGAGGAACAGGACTCTGCACAGACTCAGACACAACAAGCCCAGGTAACACTCCATTTTTGTTTATAAAGTTTCGTTCACTGGTACAAACTTGAATCAAAATGTTGGTCTTCGACTCTTCAATGATGATTTACACAGTGACTTTCGTTCTTCTGAGCCTACTGAAGCCAGCCACAGTCCTGAGAAGAGATGTTTATCGTGATTAAACCTcttatgacttttttcttacaTGGCTTACACATGTatgtaaagttgtttttttttgttttttttttttatgtagctTGCAGCAGCTGCCGAAATAGATGAGGAACCTGTCAGCAAAGCCAAACAGAGCCGCAGTGAAAAGAAGGCACGAAAGGTAAGTCACTGTTTTACAAGTGACAACTGGTTTACTGCTTCgttttatttgaattttaaCCACGTGTCACATTCATGTTCTTTGAAGGCGATGTCGAAGCTTGGTCTCAGGCAAGTAACAGGAGTCACCAGAGTCACCATTCGCAAGTCAAAGAACATCTTGTTTGTCATCACCAAACCGGATGTCTACAAGAGCCCTGCATCAGACACGTATATCGTCTTCGGTGAAGCTAAGGTAATGGGTTAGCTAGAAGACAGGCCAGATTACCGTTTCACCCGGTTAACCTGGACttattagggctgaacgattcaTCGCATTTGTGATATCATGATGAATTGACACGCAATTTTTGTAAACGTAAGCAATTATAAGATTCTCACGTGAAGCAAGTGTGAGTGGAGCACTCGACTGCATCAACCCTTCATGCTATGCTTTAATCTGTTCGGTAATGGCTTCTTGCTAGACTTAAGTCAGAAGCTGGATCAGCTGAAGCTCCAGTCTTGAAGAGGAACAGCACATCCACACTGcgattattgttttatttgtgggggggtttttttctttgaaaaaaagtcTGCGCAATATCAGGTGTGCATCATGCTAAAG
This is a stretch of genomic DNA from Cololabis saira isolate AMF1-May2022 chromosome 12, fColSai1.1, whole genome shotgun sequence. It encodes these proteins:
- the naca gene encoding nascent polypeptide-associated complex subunit alpha isoform X1; this translates as MPGEATETVPVTEQEMQQPQVETASSQKPQAASGPAKPKGKDAKNVKGPSAPKAVPGRRKRSSMSASSSSPTSPKSAPLSAPMSHGQSPLVSPTGNSPANQDTSVSPKVVKAGKQGKAKKVEAFVSAPVQVDCKVPDTSVKPEANFKKPAADEKKAGPGGNKSQSSAAKPVAAPAAFKVTSKPAVAAPISFMDTVASSPPRPAIVTASSKAAHVNSADDELPPLIPPVKPVKMASPVDSSTKAPVDVPKTSPKSKKGNEPKSAAAKPAPPAKPAEAAKTTPLAKSTPAESVKSAPPAKSAAAEAAKKAPPAKPAEAVKAAPPAKPAEAVKAAPPAKSAEAAKKAPPAKSADAVKAAPPAKPAAAEAAKKAPPAKPAEAVKAAPPAKSAEAVKAAPPAKSAAAEAVKAAPPAKSAEAVKAAPPAKSAEAVKAAPPAKSAEAVKAAPPAKSAEAAKKAPPAKSAEAVKAAPPAKSAEAVKAAPPAKSAAAEPAKKAPPAKSAAAEATKKAPPAKSAEAAKAAPPAKSAAASSVADPKGPKAVSKAGPTSETVQDKAAPVGPVNDVKSVVNTAKKPGADKSHEIAKPAPEKGHKPVGDPKFSEVKAGPAEASQPAKSAGVPLKPAPVEPSVPAPSSRKLTFAEAVAKPAAVKTEPAPTPAKTPAKVEPVIKNDDGSGTESDSDDSVPELEEQDSAQTQTQQAQLAAAAEIDEEPVSKAKQSRSEKKARKAMSKLGLRQVTGVTRVTIRKSKNILFVITKPDVYKSPASDTYIVFGEAKIEDLSQQAQLAAAEKFKVQGEAVSNIQENTQTPTVQEESEEEEVDETGVEVKDIELVMSQANVSRAKAVRALKNNNNDIVNAIMELTM
- the naca gene encoding nascent polypeptide-associated complex subunit alpha isoform X2, which gives rise to MPGEATETVPVTEQEMQQPQVETAATVLTALPPGLSQTLPETPLSTKEIRFTEEAHTQAPCDQFNGVAATQITEQVDVSKLKASLVSQQGLTVNSAEAIAVGPAHEESVLSAEVPIPSSGRHICEGASTAEGSGTESDSDDSVPELEEQDSAQTQTQQAQLAAAAEIDEEPVSKAKQSRSEKKARKAMSKLGLRQVTGVTRVTIRKSKNILFVITKPDVYKSPASDTYIVFGEAKIEDLSQQAQLAAAEKFKVQGEAVSNIQENTQTPTVQEESEEEEVDETGVEVKDIELVMSQANVSRAKAVRALKNNNNDIVNAIMELTM